The Cicer arietinum cultivar CDC Frontier isolate Library 1 chromosome 1, Cicar.CDCFrontier_v2.0, whole genome shotgun sequence genome contains the following window.
AAAACAGAGAAACACAATGTATAACAAACAGGCCTAAGATATGGATGAGAATGAAAGGCTACCGTCGGTGTTGGCACAGGTGACTCCAACAGTTAAGCTAATAGACAAGGTGAAACATCCAAGCAAAATGTAATTATGAGGATGCTTTTGTTGGTACCTCAACAaagggatcaaaactgcaaaacaaaaaatcaCGATTCAAACCAAACCAGATCGGATCCGAAGatagaattaaaaattgatataataataataataatggagaTTTGCTTACAGATGAAGGGGAGAAAGACGAGGAACAAGAGAAGGGGAGAATTGCCCCTAAGGAGAAGATTGAGGGGAGTATAGAAAACGGTGATGACGGAAACAATGGTTGTAAGAAGGATCTGAGCAGAGAGGATTCCGTAGACTTTACGGATGAAACCCCAACGGAGTTGATTATCACCAAGGGAGAGACCTGGGTAGAGGGTTTCACCAGATTCGATATCGAATTCTTCATTGTTTTTTACGGTTGTGTAACCTCTTTTGTCGtgaggttgttgttgttgtggctGATCAAAATTCATcatcttaattaattttcttcttctctctttGATCAGATCACAGTGTGTGTGGATCGGACCAACCTTTTTCTTCTTATTGTTCTTCTGCTTTTTATTTCATCCAAAAAATTACCCACTAGTATACATATATGGCCACAAAAATCAATCCAATGAAACCGCGTTCTTTACTTTTCACCGGTCACTAAATTATGACGTCAACATTTCATTTCATactttattcaaaataataataatactgctcataattatatatttttaaattataacattGCAAAATTAACGTAGAAGccagaaattttttatttttttttatttgtaatattcAATCTTTTTTGGCAAGTTTAATATTCAatccttaaaaaaatgttttaatatcaaaaaataatgttatatcaaaattatttttttactcaagttatatcaaaattatgaagtttttaaaattgaaaaaatttaatttatatatgttattaatataaaaattgtttatattaaaagtgaataacaattatttgatgttataaaaaatatttaatttatataataatcatttttaaagtAACGAGTATAAATAGTTTTGATGCTTTAATCATTTAAAGTGTatgtaaattaaattcaattataaaaaaaattatgaagtattttattcttttcatAATTTGTGTGACTCAAAATTTtaacatacatattaaaaattacaataattagattaaaaaaattaattgtttaacTAAATCTTTATAACAAATTT
Protein-coding sequences here:
- the LOC101510082 gene encoding BI1-like protein, with the protein product MMNFDQPQQQQPHDKRGYTTVKNNEEFDIESGETLYPGLSLGDNQLRWGFIRKVYGILSAQILLTTIVSVITVFYTPLNLLLRGNSPLLLFLVFLPFIFLIPLLRYQQKHPHNYILLGCFTLSISLTVGVTCANTDGKIVLEALILTSAVVSSLTGYAFWASKKGKDFSYLGPLLFTCLFTLVLTGMMQMFFPLGPAAHAIYGGIGAMIFSAYIVYDTDNLIKRFTYDEYIGASVTLYLDILNLFLSILRILREANN